A DNA window from Myxocyprinus asiaticus isolate MX2 ecotype Aquarium Trade chromosome 15, UBuf_Myxa_2, whole genome shotgun sequence contains the following coding sequences:
- the cpvl gene encoding probable serine carboxypeptidase CPVL, translating to QFPYNHVTAAHQQRDFNDFIIYSPDSYTDVNDLLSSYWHLYSSLIMLKETLRLLFLWVVLESVSSRGCSSFFCRRSHRVMSGSDGPDPGAPLLLTPYLEKGRIEEAKKLSLVGPLSGANVKSYSGYLTVNKTYNSNLFFWFFPAQERPETAPVLLWLQGGPGGTSMFGLFVEHGPYFVHKNLTLGYRDFPWTSRYSVLYIDNPVGTGWSFTEDDRGFAQNQDDVGRDLYSALTQFFQIFSEFQPNPFYATGESYAGKYVPAIGYYIHKNNPSAKVKINFKGVAIGDGLCDPELMLGGYSDFLYQTGLVDELQRQYVKMQTDAGVKLIQEQRWVEAFEVFDSLLNGDVVPYPSFYQNATGCTNYFNYMQCQEPPDQEYFSAFVTLPDVRRSIHVGNLTFNDGSEVEKHLLQDVMKSIKPWLGVLMDNYRVLIYSGQLDVIVAAPLTERFLPTVSWSKADEYKNAERFPWKVQPGDTEVAGYVRQVGEFFQVIVRGGGHILPYDQPERSFDMIDRFLSTDGFSST from the exons CAGTTCCCATATAATCATGTGACTGCAGCACATCAACAACGTGACTTTAACGACTTCATTATTTACAGTCCAGATTCATATACCGATGTAAACGACCTCTTGAGTTCTTACTGGCATCTGTATTCAAG CTTGATCATGCTGAAGGAAACACTGAGGCTGCTGTTTCTCTGGGTTGTGCTGGAGTCGGTCAGCTCCCGCGGCTGTTCCTCATTCTTCTGTCGGAGGTCACACCGTGTGATGAGCGGTTCAGATGGTCCCGATCCGGGCGCACCTCTGCTGCTCACCCCCTATCTGGAGAAAGGCAGAATAGAAGAAG CCAAAAAACTGAGTTTGGTGGGTCCCCTCTCTGGTGCCAATGTCAAGAGTTACTCAGGATACCTCACTGTGAACAAGACCTACAACAGTAACCTTTTCTTCTGGTTCTTCCCTGCACAG GAGAGACCAGAGACTGCTCCAGTGCTGCTATGGCTGCAGGGAGGACCTGGGGGCACCTCTATGTTTGGCTTGTTTGTGGAGCACGGCCCATATTTTGTGCATAAGAACCTCACAT TGGGCTATAGGGATTTCCCTTGGACATCACGGTACTCAGTTTTGTACATTGACAACCCG GTTGGCACAGGGTGGAGTTTCACTGAGGATGACAGAGGATTTGCCCAAAACCAGGATGATGTGGGCAGAGACCTGTACAG TGCTCTGACTCAATTCTTTCAGATCTTCAGTGAGTTTCAGCCTAATCCATTCTACGCCACGGGCGAG TCTTATGCAGGAAAGTATGTTCCAGCAATTGGCTACTACATCCACAAAAATAATCCCTCTGCCAAAGTGAAGATCAACTTTAAAGGAGTGGCTATTGGAGATGGTCTGTGTGACCCTGAGCTG ATGCTGGGAGGATATTCAGATTTCCTCTATCAGACCGGCCTTGTAGATGAACTGCAGAGGCAGTACGTGAAGATGCAGACAGATGCAGGAGTCAAACTCATACAGGAGCAGAGATGGGTGGAAGCATTTGAG GTGTTTGACAGCTTACTGAATGGTGATGTTGTTCCTTATCCCTCCTTCTATCAAAACGCCACTGGTTGCACAAACTATTTCAACTACATGCAGTGTCAG GAACCTCCTGATCAGGAGTATTTTTCTGCATTTGTAACACTACCAGACGTTCGACGTTCCATCCATGTTGGGAATCTGACATTCAATGATGGCTCTGAGGTTGAGAAGCATCTGCTTCAGGATGTTATGAAGTCCATCAAGCCCTGGTTAGGTGTTCTCATGGACAACTATAGG GTGTTGATATACAGTGGGCAGCTTGATGTCATTGTTGCAGCCCCTCTGACTGAGCGCTTCCTGCCCACCGTGAGCTGGTCTAAAGCAGATGAGTATAAAAATGCAGAGCGCTTCCCCTGGAAGGTCCAGCCAGGTGATACTGAAGTGGCAGGTTATGTACGGCAAGTGGGAGAGTTCTTTCAG GTCATTGTCAGGGGAGGCGGGCACATTTTGCCTTATGACCAACCAGAGAGATCATTCGACATGATTGATAGATTCCTTTCCACAGATGGATTCTCATCAACCTGA